In one window of Candidatus Sulfuricurvum sp. RIFRC-1 DNA:
- a CDS encoding pyruvate flavodoxin oxidoreductase subunit gamma, which yields MLEIRWHSRAGQGAVTGAKGLADVVSTTGKHVQAFAFYGSAKRGAAMTAYNRVDDKVIMNHEKFMAPDYVLVIDPALVYVADITANEKENTVYIITTHMGTEELIASQPKLAGKKVYTVDCIKISQETIGKAIPNTPMLGALMKVSGMYEMDFFKENMIRVLKKLPQKIIDANMIAIQRAYDEVK from the coding sequence ATGCTAGAAATTCGATGGCATAGTCGTGCCGGACAAGGCGCTGTAACCGGTGCCAAAGGTTTGGCCGATGTTGTATCTACCACCGGTAAGCATGTTCAAGCATTTGCATTTTACGGTTCCGCTAAACGTGGGGCCGCTATGACCGCCTATAACCGTGTTGATGATAAAGTCATTATGAACCATGAAAAATTCATGGCTCCAGATTATGTTTTGGTAATTGACCCCGCACTGGTTTACGTGGCAGATATTACAGCAAATGAAAAAGAGAATACCGTCTATATCATTACAACGCATATGGGTACGGAAGAGCTAATCGCCTCCCAACCTAAACTTGCGGGTAAAAAAGTTTACACGGTAGACTGTATTAAAATCTCACAAGAGACAATCGGGAAAGCGATCCCTAACACACCGATGTTAGGCGCTTTGATGAAGGTATCAGGAATGTATGAGATGGACTTTTTCAAAGAGAACATGATACGGGTATTGAAAAAATTACCGCAAAAAATTATCGATGCTAACATGATCGCGATTCAACGCGCGTATGATGAAGTGAAGTAA
- a CDS encoding HAD family hydrolase: MKKIILFDLDGTLIDSTEAILESFYHSLRTHNLGLEVTESMITSQIGHPLEVMFAGVGVQADLVDTHVSTYKLYYREISCQKTFLLPNAIEAIKEASLFARLGIVTTKTGRYSRELMEHFEIMHYFDVLIGFEDVENRKPHPEPILKALLQMGHENQEAWMIGDTCLDIESSKRAGIECVAVTSGYDNIEQLLTLTDVIQRDALEAVRYIALRG; this comes from the coding sequence ATGAAAAAAATAATATTGTTTGATTTGGACGGGACATTGATCGACTCGACGGAGGCTATTTTAGAGAGTTTTTACCATTCGCTTCGAACACATAATTTGGGTTTAGAAGTTACGGAGTCGATGATTACTTCACAAATAGGACATCCCCTTGAGGTAATGTTTGCCGGTGTCGGCGTTCAAGCAGATCTGGTCGATACGCATGTAAGCACGTATAAGCTCTATTATCGGGAGATTTCATGCCAAAAAACGTTTTTGCTCCCCAACGCGATAGAAGCGATAAAAGAGGCGTCTTTATTTGCGAGACTGGGGATTGTAACGACCAAAACGGGGCGCTACTCACGTGAACTAATGGAACATTTTGAAATTATGCACTACTTCGATGTTCTGATCGGATTTGAGGATGTTGAAAACCGAAAACCCCATCCTGAACCTATTTTGAAAGCATTGCTCCAGATGGGTCATGAAAATCAAGAGGCATGGATGATCGGAGATACCTGTTTGGATATTGAATCATCTAAAAGAGCCGGTATTGAATGTGTGGCGGTAACCAGTGGATATGATAATATAGAACAATTACTCACATTAACAGATGTTATACAAAGAGATGCTCTTGAAGCGGTGCGATACATCGCTCTGCGGGGATGA
- a CDS encoding peptide-binding protein has product MKLLLLLLQSVWLIASTLHLSASSNPARLNPLIATDSASSSIAGFLFSSLVKYDESGQKIIGDLAESYRFITPTLIEFKLRQGVKWHDGKPLSAADVLFTYNLIKSPTTITPYASDFRVIKNVSVIDDYTLRVAYEKPYFKALEIWMMGIVPKHILSRENDIMGSKFNTAPIGTGPYVLKKLEFSKQIVLEANPHYFEHRPKIDKIVFHVINDPMTRFLMLKSGQIDVDGLDPMQYERQLDKSFHKQFATLELPSHSYTYLGFNLRLKKFQDPRVREALSLAIDREALIDVLFLKHGNVCTGPFLPGSKGFNDEVKAPKRNLARAKELLSAAGYSRRKPLEFEIATSNSNAIRPYAAEILQRQLLDVGVKVTLRVMEWQAFLNTVVTPRKFDSVLLGWSLSLTPDPYALWHSQSDVPGGFNLVGYHSVRTDKLIEQMENSTEPEQIASLQRQIFGQIVGDNPYLFLVIPNEINVYSRSIRGIKPTINGIWEDYIDWEKK; this is encoded by the coding sequence TTGAAATTATTATTGCTACTTTTACAAAGTGTCTGGTTGATTGCTTCGACACTTCATCTCAGTGCTTCTTCAAACCCTGCACGTCTAAACCCTCTTATCGCAACCGATTCGGCAAGCTCTTCAATCGCTGGATTTTTGTTTAGCTCTTTGGTGAAATATGATGAGAGCGGTCAGAAAATTATCGGTGATCTTGCGGAGTCGTACCGTTTTATTACTCCGACCCTTATTGAGTTTAAACTTCGTCAGGGGGTTAAATGGCATGACGGTAAGCCGTTGAGTGCTGCGGATGTTTTGTTTACCTACAATTTGATCAAATCCCCGACAACTATTACCCCCTATGCCTCTGATTTCAGAGTGATTAAAAATGTGAGCGTGATCGATGATTATACCCTCCGTGTAGCGTATGAGAAACCCTATTTTAAAGCGTTGGAAATATGGATGATGGGGATAGTCCCCAAACATATTTTGAGTCGTGAAAACGATATTATGGGCTCAAAATTCAACACCGCTCCGATCGGAACGGGCCCTTATGTTCTCAAAAAACTGGAATTTTCCAAACAGATCGTATTGGAAGCGAATCCTCATTATTTTGAACACCGTCCGAAGATTGATAAAATCGTTTTTCACGTTATCAACGATCCCATGACACGGTTTTTGATGCTTAAATCGGGTCAAATCGATGTGGACGGACTTGATCCGATGCAGTATGAACGACAGTTGGATAAATCGTTTCACAAACAATTCGCGACGTTGGAACTTCCTTCACACAGTTACACGTATCTGGGATTTAATCTGCGTCTGAAAAAATTTCAAGACCCTCGCGTACGAGAAGCGCTCTCTTTAGCGATTGATCGAGAGGCATTGATCGATGTTCTTTTTTTGAAACACGGTAATGTGTGTACGGGCCCTTTTCTTCCGGGAAGCAAAGGGTTTAATGATGAGGTTAAAGCTCCGAAGCGTAATTTGGCACGGGCGAAAGAACTCCTTAGCGCTGCAGGCTACAGTAGGAGAAAACCGTTGGAATTTGAAATTGCAACTTCAAATTCCAATGCGATCCGCCCGTATGCGGCTGAGATTTTACAACGGCAATTATTGGATGTCGGAGTCAAAGTGACCCTTCGCGTCATGGAGTGGCAGGCATTTTTAAATACGGTGGTAACGCCGCGAAAATTTGATTCGGTTTTGCTCGGATGGTCGCTCTCTCTTACCCCTGATCCTTATGCGCTATGGCATTCCCAGAGCGATGTTCCGGGGGGATTTAATCTGGTCGGATATCATTCGGTGCGTACCGACAAACTGATAGAGCAGATGGAAAACTCAACGGAGCCTGAACAAATTGCCTCCTTGCAGCGTCAAATCTTTGGTCAAATAGTGGGAGACAACCCGTATCTTTTTTTAGTGATCCCCAATGAGATCAATGTGTACAGCCGATCGATACGAGGGATAAAGCCAACCATTAACGGGATATGGGAAGATTATATTGATTGGGAAAAAAAATGA
- a CDS encoding LTA synthase family protein, protein MIRELIKIYLLFIALFFLGRLGLYGLYFDRLGDISLTESLLSFLYGLKLDTMTASIILVIPALLLAITPQSGAKYVGRFLSGYVLFFLLVALYVENATFPFVAQYDVRPNYLFIEYLKYPQEVTSMILKEYPLQLAVALGMLVATAWAYLRFSPLRLVEAIQTPLWKRLLLFPLVAALLFIGIRSSFGHRPANISDALYSTNRMANEIAKNSLYSIGYAYKSYTREENLVKPYGKIELGEAYARVGAKLNLIPSGEHPFNRDEPTHFPAQKPKNLVIFIQESMGSQFVGFSGGDVSITPNLEKLSHEGIAFTNLFSNGTRSIQGLAGMSSGYLPLPGEGVVKRNKSQSDFFTVASLLKPLGYKSSFIYGGEGRFDNMRSWYMGNGFDEVIEQKDYENPGFVSTWGVSDEDLVLKANEKFKAHAAKGEKFVSVMFSSSNHSPFELPEGKIEFIAGKPKNGVENAVKYADFAIGRLFELAKKESYYKDTVFVIVADHNIRVYGDDLVPVNMFHIPALIVAEGVKAEKFDLLSTQPDVLATALDLIGVNLTYPVLGHSIYSDKKQEIALMLFNDTFALRYRNKVAVIQPNKEAATFIYDKERLLSAPHDKELERDALAFVTVMDDMYNKKLFRVAK, encoded by the coding sequence ATGATCCGAGAACTTATCAAAATTTACCTCCTCTTTATCGCACTCTTTTTCCTCGGTCGGCTTGGACTTTACGGTCTCTATTTTGACCGTCTAGGGGATATCAGCCTCACTGAATCGCTCTTATCGTTTCTTTATGGTTTAAAACTCGATACGATGACTGCGTCAATTATCTTAGTCATTCCCGCCTTGCTGCTTGCCATCACTCCCCAAAGCGGGGCTAAATATGTAGGACGATTTCTCAGCGGTTATGTTCTCTTTTTTCTACTGGTAGCCCTTTATGTGGAAAATGCTACGTTCCCTTTTGTCGCTCAGTATGATGTACGTCCCAATTACCTCTTTATCGAATATCTGAAATACCCTCAAGAGGTCACTTCTATGATCCTCAAAGAGTATCCGCTACAATTGGCTGTTGCACTCGGGATGCTCGTAGCTACGGCGTGGGCATATCTCCGTTTCTCACCGCTGCGTTTGGTGGAAGCGATCCAAACACCGCTGTGGAAACGGCTCCTACTGTTCCCGCTTGTTGCTGCATTGCTCTTTATCGGCATCCGCTCCTCGTTCGGCCACCGTCCCGCCAACATCTCAGATGCCCTTTACAGCACCAACCGCATGGCAAATGAAATTGCCAAAAACTCCCTCTATTCGATCGGATACGCCTACAAGAGCTATACCAGAGAGGAAAATTTGGTGAAACCCTACGGAAAAATAGAGCTTGGCGAAGCGTATGCACGCGTCGGAGCCAAACTCAATCTTATTCCGAGCGGAGAACATCCGTTTAACCGCGATGAGCCGACCCATTTTCCGGCTCAAAAACCTAAAAATCTCGTGATATTTATCCAAGAATCCATGGGGAGCCAATTCGTCGGATTTAGCGGAGGGGATGTGAGTATTACCCCTAATCTTGAAAAGCTTTCACACGAAGGAATTGCCTTCACCAACCTCTTTAGCAACGGGACACGGAGTATCCAGGGATTAGCGGGGATGAGTTCGGGATATTTGCCTCTTCCCGGAGAGGGAGTCGTCAAACGGAACAAATCCCAAAGTGATTTTTTCACCGTTGCTTCACTGCTCAAGCCTTTAGGCTACAAATCGAGCTTTATTTACGGCGGTGAAGGACGATTTGACAACATGCGCAGCTGGTACATGGGAAATGGTTTTGATGAAGTAATCGAACAAAAAGATTATGAGAATCCCGGTTTTGTCAGTACTTGGGGAGTCAGTGATGAAGATTTAGTCCTCAAAGCAAATGAAAAATTCAAAGCCCACGCGGCAAAGGGTGAAAAGTTTGTCAGCGTAATGTTCTCATCTTCCAACCACTCTCCGTTTGAACTGCCCGAAGGAAAGATAGAGTTTATTGCCGGAAAACCAAAAAATGGGGTTGAAAATGCAGTCAAATACGCCGATTTTGCCATCGGACGCCTTTTTGAGTTAGCAAAAAAAGAGTCCTACTACAAAGATACCGTCTTTGTCATCGTTGCCGATCATAATATCCGCGTTTATGGGGATGATCTTGTTCCGGTCAATATGTTCCATATCCCTGCACTCATTGTAGCTGAGGGGGTGAAAGCTGAAAAATTTGATCTCCTCTCCACCCAGCCCGATGTGTTGGCTACCGCTTTGGATCTTATCGGGGTTAATCTCACCTACCCCGTTTTGGGACACTCCATTTACAGTGATAAAAAGCAAGAGATCGCACTAATGCTGTTCAATGATACGTTTGCCCTGCGCTACCGTAACAAAGTCGCCGTTATTCAGCCAAACAAAGAGGCAGCAACGTTTATCTATGATAAAGAGCGCCTTCTAAGTGCTCCTCATGACAAAGAGCTTGAACGTGACGCATTGGCATTTGTAACGGTTATGGATGATATGTACAACAAAAAGCTGTTTAGAGTCGCTAAATAA
- the rpsI gene encoding 30S ribosomal protein S9 yields MAKTYATGRRKSSIAKVWLAPGTGKITVNGLSLDAWLGGLEAKKLRVTQPLSLTKQDASVDITASTMGGGFSGQSDALRHGISRALCAFDPSFRAILKPFGMLTRDARIVERKKPGKRKARRSPQFSKR; encoded by the coding sequence ATGGCAAAAACGTATGCAACCGGAAGAAGAAAATCTTCGATCGCTAAAGTATGGCTTGCTCCGGGAACAGGTAAAATTACTGTAAACGGTCTTTCACTCGATGCATGGCTCGGTGGTCTTGAAGCAAAAAAATTGCGTGTTACTCAACCGCTTTCTTTGACAAAACAAGACGCTTCAGTAGACATCACTGCTTCAACTATGGGTGGTGGTTTCTCAGGACAATCGGATGCACTTCGTCACGGTATCTCTCGTGCTCTTTGCGCATTTGATCCGTCTTTCCGTGCTATCTTAAAACCATTTGGTATGCTTACTCGCGATGCTCGTATCGTTGAGCGTAAGAAGCCGGGTAAACGTAAAGCACGTCGTTCTCCTCAATTCTCAAAACGTTAA
- the rplM gene encoding 50S ribosomal protein L13 has translation MKFTKIASPEQIERKWVLIDAEGKTFGRIMTDVATRLRGKDKPYFTPNIDCGDFVVIINAEKAIINGNGKTATKTYHRHTGYFGNVKSEKFTELLATNPEKVFKLAARGMLPKTKLGRAMIKKLKVYAGAEHPHSAQIAK, from the coding sequence ATGAAATTTACTAAAATTGCTTCACCTGAGCAAATCGAACGTAAATGGGTTTTGATCGATGCGGAAGGGAAAACATTCGGTCGTATTATGACAGATGTTGCTACTCGTCTTCGCGGTAAAGATAAACCTTATTTTACCCCAAATATCGACTGTGGTGACTTCGTTGTTATCATTAATGCTGAAAAAGCGATTATTAACGGTAACGGCAAAACCGCTACTAAAACATACCACCGTCACACAGGTTACTTCGGTAACGTAAAAAGTGAAAAATTTACAGAACTTTTGGCTACTAACCCAGAAAAAGTTTTCAAACTTGCAGCTCGCGGTATGCTCCCTAAAACAAAATTGGGTCGCGCGATGATCAAAAAACTAAAAGTCTATGCAGGTGCTGAACACCCTCACTCTGCACAGATCGCTAAGTAA
- a CDS encoding RecB-like helicase: MEFEPFLAYEASAGSGKTFNLVVRYLSLLFMGENPSSIVALTFTNKAANEMLERIILTLEELPTRSELPQIARLTGIDERVILEERPKVLSRFLRSDIQISTLDKFFGRILRKFALNAGMMPTFKTVQNHHESALLERFLNEVEVSRASEALVHLSLLSDKRLSDLFGLLSALYSKYKELDMQSYEGINAPEEAIGYAMSLAGELSAMILSKPLSDRARKTMQFESYEELLGKTWLMKPSIEYWDFKKIYEPRMDELLHEIQGAVASQMRRREVLYFKELFAILKLYIKSRRSMAVQSNELSFDDITLNVHTLLREKLESEFLYFRLDSRLKHLLLDEFQDTSVIQFDILRPLIEEIRSGTGVNEGGSFFFVGDVKQSIYRFRGGVSALFHQVAELFDVRLEPLKVNYRSKSAIVDFVNRAFKGKINGYIPQQSPQSSIGGYVEVLNSDDLLETLSERVALLIAKGVVPEEIAILTATNKDGSAVEEILSERGYDVVTETTARLIAQRSVRAIIEYLRYCYFGESIYRSNCAALLGIQSEMIERVSADEISTAVIAFIKRFSIADKSALMFVEALRGYRDIEEVVFEIDRLESTSPQSDLKGIRIMTVHKSKGLEFEHVIVLDRLGTARSHNDAIVYEYEGAQLRALHYRIKGREALDPVYAKVLEAEKRAGDEDQLNALYVALTRAVESLSVISKTKNSWFDPLELVASEWGVLDIKPRKVEMPLTQKVLNFKALQFGRQEESLRSVKEATHDYTAVQFGLSLHYTLEMMGDFTSISLQNGLESTRNRYGAMLYEGAIEEIEKRINRLITDELFRTLTQGNCYKEQMIRHKGNLGVIDLLVRGEEGWIIIDYKSGREEEAKHREQVNRYCEAIRTSTNEIVEGYLCYLLDDRIEWVKCL; encoded by the coding sequence CGGAGTGAACTGCCTCAAATTGCTCGTCTCACCGGGATCGATGAGCGGGTCATTTTAGAGGAACGTCCCAAAGTACTTTCACGATTTCTCCGTTCCGACATTCAAATCTCCACCCTCGATAAATTTTTTGGTCGGATATTACGCAAATTTGCTCTCAATGCGGGGATGATGCCGACCTTTAAAACGGTTCAGAATCATCATGAGAGCGCACTGCTCGAGAGGTTTTTGAATGAAGTGGAGGTCTCTCGTGCCTCTGAAGCGCTGGTGCATCTATCTCTTTTGAGCGATAAACGGCTCAGTGATTTGTTTGGACTTCTTTCCGCCCTTTATTCCAAATACAAAGAGCTGGATATGCAAAGCTATGAGGGGATCAACGCACCTGAAGAGGCGATAGGATACGCAATGTCTCTTGCCGGGGAACTCTCAGCAATGATTTTGTCTAAACCGCTCAGCGATCGTGCCCGAAAAACGATGCAGTTTGAGAGTTACGAAGAGCTGCTGGGAAAAACATGGCTCATGAAGCCGAGTATAGAGTATTGGGATTTTAAAAAGATTTATGAGCCTCGGATGGATGAGTTGCTTCACGAGATACAAGGTGCAGTAGCTTCTCAGATGCGTCGTCGTGAAGTGCTCTATTTCAAAGAACTTTTTGCTATCCTCAAACTCTACATCAAAAGTCGTCGCTCCATGGCGGTACAAAGTAATGAACTGAGTTTCGATGATATTACCCTAAACGTCCACACGTTGTTGCGGGAAAAATTGGAGAGCGAGTTTCTCTATTTTCGGCTTGATTCGCGCCTCAAACATCTTCTTCTCGATGAATTTCAAGACACCAGTGTCATTCAGTTCGATATCCTCCGTCCGCTGATCGAAGAGATCCGATCCGGTACCGGGGTGAATGAGGGTGGGAGCTTCTTTTTTGTCGGGGATGTTAAACAATCGATCTACCGTTTTCGCGGAGGGGTGAGCGCGCTCTTTCATCAAGTGGCAGAGTTGTTTGATGTCCGTTTGGAACCGCTAAAGGTGAACTACCGCTCCAAAAGCGCAATCGTCGATTTTGTCAACCGAGCATTTAAGGGAAAAATCAACGGGTATATTCCGCAACAGAGTCCGCAGAGCTCGATAGGGGGGTATGTCGAGGTTCTAAACAGCGATGATCTTTTAGAGACGTTGAGCGAGAGGGTTGCATTGCTGATTGCTAAAGGGGTTGTCCCCGAAGAGATCGCTATTTTGACTGCCACCAACAAAGACGGGAGTGCAGTGGAAGAGATTCTGAGCGAGAGAGGGTATGACGTTGTAACGGAGACGACTGCGCGCCTTATCGCACAGCGGAGTGTTCGTGCTATCATCGAGTATCTGCGCTATTGCTATTTCGGAGAGTCAATTTATCGCTCCAATTGTGCGGCACTGCTTGGTATTCAGAGTGAGATGATTGAGCGGGTATCTGCTGATGAAATATCGACGGCTGTGATTGCTTTTATCAAGAGATTTAGCATCGCCGATAAAAGTGCCCTGATGTTTGTCGAAGCACTTCGAGGGTATCGTGACATCGAAGAGGTGGTGTTTGAAATTGACCGTTTGGAGAGCACGTCACCGCAAAGCGATCTCAAAGGGATTCGGATTATGACGGTACACAAATCCAAAGGGCTGGAGTTCGAACACGTCATTGTCCTTGATAGGCTCGGAACCGCCAGAAGCCACAATGACGCAATTGTTTATGAGTATGAGGGGGCGCAATTACGGGCTCTGCACTACCGGATTAAAGGTCGTGAAGCGCTGGACCCGGTGTACGCTAAAGTTTTAGAAGCGGAAAAGAGAGCCGGCGATGAGGATCAGCTCAATGCCCTCTATGTTGCTCTAACCCGTGCGGTGGAATCGTTAAGCGTCATTTCTAAAACCAAAAACTCATGGTTTGACCCTTTAGAACTGGTTGCTTCTGAATGGGGTGTTTTAGACATAAAACCCCGCAAGGTAGAAATGCCTCTCACGCAAAAGGTGTTGAATTTTAAAGCACTCCAATTCGGTCGTCAAGAGGAGAGTCTCCGATCAGTGAAAGAGGCAACGCATGACTATACAGCGGTTCAGTTTGGGTTGTCACTCCATTATACACTGGAAATGATGGGTGATTTTACCTCCATATCTCTGCAAAATGGACTCGAATCGACCCGTAACCGTTATGGCGCAATGCTCTATGAGGGGGCAATAGAGGAGATTGAAAAGAGAATCAATCGTTTGATAACCGATGAACTGTTTCGTACCCTTACACAAGGCAACTGTTACAAAGAACAAATGATACGCCATAAAGGAAATCTCGGAGTAATCGATCTGCTGGTGAGGGGAGAAGAGGGGTGGATAATCATCGATTATAAAAGCGGCCGTGAAGAGGAAGCAAAACATCGTGAACAGGTGAATCGCTATTGCGAGGCGATACGCACATCGACGAATGAGATAGTTGAGGGATATTTATGCTATTTATTGGATGATCGGATCGAATGGGTAAAGTGCTTATAA